Part of the Salinimonas lutimaris genome, TTTCAAACGTTTAATAGCACGGTTATAACGCTTGGTCAGAAGATCTTTTGCTTCTTCCCAGGTTTTGCCAGCTAGAATCAGGTTCAGCGCGTCGTATTTAACCCGCTGGCGCCAGATTTCATCAAGCTCTTTTTCCGACGTGGGCCACTGGGCATCTTCACGGTCGTAATAAAACTTGTCACCGGCTTTTTCAAAGTCAAACTTTTCATCAAGCAGGCTTAATGCATATTCAAAACGCTGCAAACGGCGCTCTGAAGTAACATTAAACATATCGTAGGCAACTTTCATGTTACCGCGTGAAAGTGCCTCGTCAAAGTCGTCCTGATATTCGCGAAACGCGTCAATGTCTTCTTTCAGCAGAACCTGCTTATTGCTGTCCAGTGATTTTAGAAAACGGTCAAAGACCTGCTCTGACAAGGCGTTATCCAACGTAATTTCTTTGTAGTGAGCGCGGGTAAACAAAGCACTTACCCGCTTGGCAGCTACACTGTGCTGTGATTCCTGCTGCAATATCGGCAGGCCATCAACATCAGGTGTGCTGGTCACCGCGCCTGCGCCCACTCCCATAGTCAGGAATGCACCGGCGATAGAAATACGAAGGATATCTTTCATTTTACGACCTCTTGGAACTTGCCAAACGCAGCGCGTCTGCGTTCACTTTGACAACCATACCGGTATCAAGCTGAACGTGAATGCCATCTTTAGCAACTTCGGTAATGACGGCAGGCATTGGTGCCTTACCCAGTTTAACAGTAACCTTAGTCCCAGCCTGCAGATCACCGTCTGTTAATTTAGCAGGTGGTGTCTTGATTGGTCTGCTGGTTTTAGGTTTAGTTCCTTTTTTCGCATCGGCCGGACGCTGACGTGGTGTACCGGCAGAATCAGCACGTTTTGCCGGACGTTTGTCGCCTGCTTCACGCTGCTTTGCTTTACGCTTCTCTGCGGCCTTAGCTTTACTTTCTTCAAG contains:
- the proQ gene encoding RNA chaperone ProQ codes for the protein MEATEKFSNSKEVIAYLAERFPHCFSTEGEARPLKIGIFQELAERLDDDERVSKTLLRSTLRHYTNSWRYLHSIREGAHRVDLDGNQDAQIEKEHADHARQQLEESKAKAAEKRKAKQREAGDKRPAKRADSAGTPRQRPADAKKGTKPKTSRPIKTPPAKLTDGDLQAGTKVTVKLGKAPMPAVITEVAKDGIHVQLDTGMVVKVNADALRLASSKRS